The following proteins are encoded in a genomic region of Magnolia sinica isolate HGM2019 chromosome 1, MsV1, whole genome shotgun sequence:
- the LOC131243217 gene encoding pentatricopeptide repeat-containing protein At3g59040 isoform X1, with amino-acid sequence MEAIQSHSLLSFSSNLSKPKVLGNPCAPKIMFKVRLEVVSQGMLAPRKFMQRRKKVEVFKDAADEADQKNWRRLMKEIDESGSAVSILRTQRAKCQALPRDLVLGTLVRFKQLKKWNLVGEILEWLRSQHWWDFKEMDFLMLITAYGKQGDFNKAERVLRYMNKNGYRPSVISHTALMEAYGKAGQYNEAEAIFRRMQSSGPEPSPLTYQIILKTFVEGNKFEEAEAIFESLLTDERSPFKPDQKMFHMMIYMYRKAGSYDQARKLFTKMADRGIPQSTVTFNSLMSFETNYKEVSSIYDQMQRAGLRPDVVSYALLINAYGKARREEEALAVFEEMLDAGVRPTRKAYNILLDAFAVSGMVEEARTVFKSMRRDRCNPDLCSYTTMLSTYVNASDMEGAEKFFKRLKQDGFKPNIVTYGTLMKGYAKANNLEKMMEIYEEMRMEGIEANQTIFTTIMDAHGKNNDFGSAAIWFKEMGSSGFPPDQKAKNILLSLAQTADEQKEAKELVGNAVTDLTEENVSQSSELDDDDDDDGEENFISFQEMQDESMLVNGSYPLTPDDSETTDSDDV; translated from the exons ATGGAAGCAATCCAATCCCattctctcctttctttttcatCCAATCTAAG TAAACCAAAGGTACTTGGAAATCCTTGTGCTCCCAAAATTATGTTCAAGGTAAGATTAGAGGTTGTTTCTCAAGGTATGTTGGCTCCGAGGAAGTTCATGCAGAGGAGAAAGAAAGTGGAAGTTTTTAAGGATGCTGCTGATGAAGCCGATCAGAAGAATTGGAGGAGGTTGATGAAGGAAATTGATGAATCAGGTTCTGCAGTTTCAATACTCAGAACCCAAAGGGCCAAATGCCAGGCTCTTCCTAGAGACCTCGTTTTGGGTACCCTTGTGAGATTCAAGCAGCTGAAGAAATGGAACCTTGTTGGTGAG ATCCTCGAATGGCTCCGTAGTCAGCACTGGTGGGACTTCAAAGAGATGGACTTTCTTATGCTAATTACAGCATACGGAAAGCAAGGAGACTTCAACAAGGCAGAGAGAGTTTTAAGATATATGAACAAGAATGGTTATCGACCAAGCGTGATATCCCACACAGCCCTGATGGAAGCATATGGGAAAGCAGGCCAGTACAATGAGGCTGAAGCGATTTTCCGAAGGATGCAGTCTTCTGGCCCTGAACCCTCTCCCTTAACATACCAAATAATCCTTAAAACTTTTGTTGAG GGAAACAAATTTGAAGAAGCTGAAGCGATTTTTGAGAGCCTTTTGACTGATGAGAGATCGCCCTTCAAGCCAGATCAGAAGATGTTCCATATGATGATTTACATGTATAGGAAAGCTGGAAGCTATGATCAAGCTCGTAAGCTATTCACAAAGATGGCTGATAGGGGAATCCCACAATCCACAGTTACTTTCAACAGCCTGATGTCATTCGAGACCAATTACAAGGAGGTCTCAAGTATCTATGATCAG ATGCAAAGAGCTGGTCTTCGACCTGATGTCGTGAGCTATGCCCTCCTTATCAATGCTTATGGCAAGGctagaagagaagaagaagcacTGGCTGTTTTTGAGGAGATGCTGGATGCTGGTGTCAG GCCCACGCGCAAGGCTTATAACATCTTACTCGATGCATTTGCCGTATCAGGAATGGTGGAGGAAGCCCGGACCGTCTTCAAAAGCATGAGAAGGGACAG GTGCAATCCTGACCTTTGCTCGTACACCACAATGTTATCCACTTACGTCAATGCAAGCGACATGGAAGGAGCTGAAAAGTTCTTTAAACGGCTGAAACAAGACGGTTTCAAACCCAACATTGTGACCTACGGCACGCTGATGAAAGGTTATGCAAAGGCAAACAATCTTGAAAAGATGATGGAGATATATGAAGAGATGCGGATGGAGGGCATTGAAGCCAACCAGACCATCTTCACAACTATCATGGATGCACATGGAAAGAACAATGATTTCGGAAGTGCTGCTATTTGGTTCAAAGAGATGGGATCAAGTGGATTTCCCCCCGACCAAAAAGCAAAGAACATCCTCCTATCTTTGGCCCAGACTGCGGATGAACAAAAGGAAGCGAAAGAGCTTGTGGGCAATGCTGTTACTGATCTTACCGAAGAAAATGTTAGTCAGTCTTCTGAacttgatgacgatgatgatgatgatggcgaagaaaatttcatatcatttcaagaaatgcaagatgaGTCAATGCTTGTAAATGGTTCATACCCACTAACTCCAGATGATTCAGAAACGACagattccgatgatgtatga
- the LOC131243217 gene encoding pentatricopeptide repeat-containing protein At3g59040 isoform X2, which translates to MEALCCNIHCFPNSKPKVLGNPCAPKIMFKVRLEVVSQGMLAPRKFMQRRKKVEVFKDAADEADQKNWRRLMKEIDESGSAVSILRTQRAKCQALPRDLVLGTLVRFKQLKKWNLVGEILEWLRSQHWWDFKEMDFLMLITAYGKQGDFNKAERVLRYMNKNGYRPSVISHTALMEAYGKAGQYNEAEAIFRRMQSSGPEPSPLTYQIILKTFVEGNKFEEAEAIFESLLTDERSPFKPDQKMFHMMIYMYRKAGSYDQARKLFTKMADRGIPQSTVTFNSLMSFETNYKEVSSIYDQMQRAGLRPDVVSYALLINAYGKARREEEALAVFEEMLDAGVRPTRKAYNILLDAFAVSGMVEEARTVFKSMRRDRCNPDLCSYTTMLSTYVNASDMEGAEKFFKRLKQDGFKPNIVTYGTLMKGYAKANNLEKMMEIYEEMRMEGIEANQTIFTTIMDAHGKNNDFGSAAIWFKEMGSSGFPPDQKAKNILLSLAQTADEQKEAKELVGNAVTDLTEENVSQSSELDDDDDDDGEENFISFQEMQDESMLVNGSYPLTPDDSETTDSDDV; encoded by the exons ATGGAAGCACTTTGCTGCAACATCCACTGCTTCCCAAACAG TAAACCAAAGGTACTTGGAAATCCTTGTGCTCCCAAAATTATGTTCAAGGTAAGATTAGAGGTTGTTTCTCAAGGTATGTTGGCTCCGAGGAAGTTCATGCAGAGGAGAAAGAAAGTGGAAGTTTTTAAGGATGCTGCTGATGAAGCCGATCAGAAGAATTGGAGGAGGTTGATGAAGGAAATTGATGAATCAGGTTCTGCAGTTTCAATACTCAGAACCCAAAGGGCCAAATGCCAGGCTCTTCCTAGAGACCTCGTTTTGGGTACCCTTGTGAGATTCAAGCAGCTGAAGAAATGGAACCTTGTTGGTGAG ATCCTCGAATGGCTCCGTAGTCAGCACTGGTGGGACTTCAAAGAGATGGACTTTCTTATGCTAATTACAGCATACGGAAAGCAAGGAGACTTCAACAAGGCAGAGAGAGTTTTAAGATATATGAACAAGAATGGTTATCGACCAAGCGTGATATCCCACACAGCCCTGATGGAAGCATATGGGAAAGCAGGCCAGTACAATGAGGCTGAAGCGATTTTCCGAAGGATGCAGTCTTCTGGCCCTGAACCCTCTCCCTTAACATACCAAATAATCCTTAAAACTTTTGTTGAG GGAAACAAATTTGAAGAAGCTGAAGCGATTTTTGAGAGCCTTTTGACTGATGAGAGATCGCCCTTCAAGCCAGATCAGAAGATGTTCCATATGATGATTTACATGTATAGGAAAGCTGGAAGCTATGATCAAGCTCGTAAGCTATTCACAAAGATGGCTGATAGGGGAATCCCACAATCCACAGTTACTTTCAACAGCCTGATGTCATTCGAGACCAATTACAAGGAGGTCTCAAGTATCTATGATCAG ATGCAAAGAGCTGGTCTTCGACCTGATGTCGTGAGCTATGCCCTCCTTATCAATGCTTATGGCAAGGctagaagagaagaagaagcacTGGCTGTTTTTGAGGAGATGCTGGATGCTGGTGTCAG GCCCACGCGCAAGGCTTATAACATCTTACTCGATGCATTTGCCGTATCAGGAATGGTGGAGGAAGCCCGGACCGTCTTCAAAAGCATGAGAAGGGACAG GTGCAATCCTGACCTTTGCTCGTACACCACAATGTTATCCACTTACGTCAATGCAAGCGACATGGAAGGAGCTGAAAAGTTCTTTAAACGGCTGAAACAAGACGGTTTCAAACCCAACATTGTGACCTACGGCACGCTGATGAAAGGTTATGCAAAGGCAAACAATCTTGAAAAGATGATGGAGATATATGAAGAGATGCGGATGGAGGGCATTGAAGCCAACCAGACCATCTTCACAACTATCATGGATGCACATGGAAAGAACAATGATTTCGGAAGTGCTGCTATTTGGTTCAAAGAGATGGGATCAAGTGGATTTCCCCCCGACCAAAAAGCAAAGAACATCCTCCTATCTTTGGCCCAGACTGCGGATGAACAAAAGGAAGCGAAAGAGCTTGTGGGCAATGCTGTTACTGATCTTACCGAAGAAAATGTTAGTCAGTCTTCTGAacttgatgacgatgatgatgatgatggcgaagaaaatttcatatcatttcaagaaatgcaagatgaGTCAATGCTTGTAAATGGTTCATACCCACTAACTCCAGATGATTCAGAAACGACagattccgatgatgtatga
- the LOC131243229 gene encoding pentatricopeptide repeat-containing protein At1g08070, chloroplastic-like produces the protein MAYAHKVFDRITEPNVFVWNAMLKGYSENGFYTETLTLFDQMRKREVSPNGFTLPFVLKSCMKTSSLREGEELHCVVIKGGFDTNQYVGTTLIDMYSGGGTIGSAYRVFLELPMKNVVVWTAIITGFISVGELESAHRLFDQAPERDIILWNTVVSGYVGSGDMVMARRIFDEMPNRDIMAWNTVLTGYTNSEDFEAGERFFQEMPERNVFSWNGLIGGYARNGCFFEVLSVFKRMLAESESTPNDTTLVTVLSACARLGALDVGRWVHVYVKTNGFNENVYVGNGLIDMYAKCGSIENAIDVFNDMHSKDLITWNAIINGLAMHGRGTDALNVFNQMREAGERPDGVTFIGILCACTHMGLVEDGAAYFQSMVEDYSIKPQIEHYGCMVDLLGRAGLLSKAMDFIRKMPMEADCVIWSALLGACRIYKNVDLAEFALERLIRIEPENVANYVVLSNIYGAVGRWEDVARLKLVMREIGVRKLPGCSLIEVNDGVVEFHSLDQRHSQTDNIYRVLRGMTEMLKSAGYEPDLEELGEGS, from the coding sequence ATGGCGTACGCCCACAAGGTGTTCGATCGAATTACTGAACCCAACGTCTTCGTTTGGAATGCCATGTTAAAAGGGTACTCTGAAAATGGGTTCTACACTGAGACGCTGACCCTGTTCGATCaaatgaggaagagagaagtGAGCCCGAACGGTTTCACATTGCCCTTCGTGCTCAAGTCGTGCATGAAGACATCGTCTCTGAGAGAAGGCGAGGAGCTGCATTGTGTTGTTATCAAAGGTGGGTTTGACACAAACCAATATGTTGGGACGACACTGATTGATATGTATTCAGGTGGGGGAACAATTGGGTCTGCTTATCGGGTGTTTTTAGAATTGCCCATGAAGAATGTTGTTGTGTGGACAGCAATCATCACAGGATTCATTTCAGTCGGTGAACTGGAGTCTGCCCATCGCCTCTTTGATCAGGCACCAGAGCGCGACATTATACTGTGGAATACGGTCGTATCTGGGTATGTGGGATCCGGTGACATGGTGATGGCGAGACGGATCTTTGATGAGATGCCAAACCGCGACATTATGGCTTGGAACACTGTCCTAACTGGGTACACGAACAGTGAGGACTTCGAGGCAGGTGAGAGGTTTTTCCAAGAAATGCCCGAGAGGAATGTGTTCTCGTGGAATGGATTGATCGGAGGGTATGCTCGCAATGGTTGTTTCTTCGAGGTATTGTCTGTTTTCAAGCGAATGCTCGCTGAGTCTGAAAGCACACCGAATGACACAACGCTTGTGACAGTGCTGTCTGCATGTGCGAGACTAGGAGCTCTTGACGTGGGCAGATGGGTTCATGTATATGTGAAAACCAATGGGTTTAATGAGAATGTCTATGTGGGGAATGGACTGATAGACATGTATGCCAAATGTGGGAGCATCGAGAATGCAATCGATGTATTTAATGACATGCACTCGAAAGATCTGATTACATGGAATGCCATAATTAATGGCTTAGCAATGCATGGGCGTGGGACCGACGCCTTGAATGTCTTCAACCAGATGAGGGAAGCTGGAGAGAGACCCGATGGGGTCACCTTCATCGGTATCTTGTGTGCTTGCACACATATGGGTCTAGTCGAAGATGGGGCTGCATACTTCCAATCAATGGTTGAGGATTATTCAATCAAACCACAGATTGAGCACTACGGATGTATGGTTGATCTTCTAGGCCGCGCAGGACTGCTCTCCAAGGCAATGGATTTCATTAGGAAGATGCCGATGGAGGCAGACTGCGTTATCTGGAGTGCTTTACTTGGGGCCTGTCGGATTTACAAGAACGTAGACCTGGCTGAATTTGCACTTGAACGGCTTATCCGGATTGAACCGGAGAACGTAGCAAATTATGTGGTACTTTCAAATATATATGGAGCTGTTGGGAGATGGGAAGATGTAGCAAGATTGAAATTGGTGATGAGAGAGATTGGTGTTAGGAAATTGCCAGGCTGTAGTCTGATAGAAGTGAATGATGGGGTAGTCGAATTCCATTCACTAGATCAGCGACATTCGCAAACAGACAATATTTATAGGGTCTTGAGGGGAATGACAGAGATGTTGAAATCAGCAGGATATGAGCCAGATCTTGAAGAACTTGGGGAGGGAAGTTGA